One genomic region from Lycorma delicatula isolate Av1 chromosome 1, ASM4794821v1, whole genome shotgun sequence encodes:
- the LOC142317901 gene encoding uncharacterized protein LOC142317901, translating into MDAKGVLSSEFQIFLPDTEDYDSKELKDKRKLDKFVSFILPKNSKYVDLWEIVKLHLIFSHATVEGCLDCTTFPQDSRSYIGSEINTNSLLDRNFFSERNHLTTLQGLTHPVASELTGRPLWPIYFQSQVPENNPHNLAKQLLQICSFRLYEAFALFARQMGWGEIACEITPQTQNGNTVYISKIHVKEAPTDVQSALMSLVKPFCAATEDAAREASAYKIWKLILPHLQIPLFSQYIY; encoded by the exons ATGGATGCTAAAGGAGTTCTGAGTAGCGAGTTCCAAATATTTTTACCAGATACTGAAGATTATGACAGTAAAGAATTGAAAGATAAGAGGAAGTTggataaatttgtttcatttattttaccaaaaaattcaaaatatgtgGACCTGTGGGAAATAgtaaaactacacttaattttttcacatgcaacagtCGAAG GCTGTTTAGATTGTACTACATTTCCACAGGATTCTAGAAGTTATATAGGTTCCGAAATCAATACCAACAGTTTGCtggacagaaattttttttctgaaagaaatCATTTAACAACTCTTCAAGGATTGACTCATCCTGTAGCGTCAGAACTTACAGGACGCCCGCTATG GCCGATATACTTCCAGTCGCAAGTACCAGAAAATAACCCTCATAACCTGGCAAAACAGTTATTACAAATTTGCAGCTTTAGATTATATGAA GCTTTTGCATTATTTGCAAGACAAATGGGATGGGGAGAAATAGCATGTGAGATAACTCCACAAACACAAAATGGGAACACAGTATATATTTCCAAG attCACGTTAAGGAGGCCCCTACTGATGTTCAGTCAGCACTCATGTCTCTGGTAAAACCATTTTGTGCTGCAACAGAAGATGCAGCACGTGAAGCATCAGCATATAAAATCTGGAAGCTCATTCTTCCACACTTGCAAATACCTCTGTTCAGTCAATACatatattag